Proteins encoded in a region of the Mycolicibacterium chitae genome:
- a CDS encoding acyl-CoA thioesterase: MSALLKVLQLEPAGPDVWVGRGHGPAGKRAYGGQFLAQSLASAAASLTLDDDIAPTSLHLQFLRTGDPVEPTEYSVERTHDGRTVMTRRVVARQGGKILTVASVSFSRAMAGPEHGVRDGRPDPERVDRTGPAGTAPGLPLDELDIRVADEGAGADFVRRLWWRATVPLPEDALLHTCAMLFVTDVYMIDPALRVHGHSMQARTHRSGTLDAAIWFHRRIHADRWNLLESRSPAASRGRGLVTAELIGDDGGVCATIVQEGLIASRETSSSTTN, encoded by the coding sequence ATGAGCGCGCTGCTGAAGGTTCTGCAGCTGGAGCCGGCGGGCCCCGACGTCTGGGTGGGCCGCGGGCACGGGCCGGCCGGTAAGCGGGCCTACGGCGGGCAGTTCCTCGCGCAGTCGCTGGCGTCGGCGGCCGCGAGCCTGACGCTCGACGATGACATCGCGCCCACCAGCCTGCACCTGCAGTTCCTGCGCACCGGCGATCCCGTCGAACCCACCGAGTACAGCGTGGAACGCACCCACGACGGGCGCACCGTGATGACCCGTCGCGTCGTCGCGCGCCAGGGCGGCAAGATCCTCACCGTCGCGAGCGTGTCGTTCTCCCGCGCGATGGCCGGTCCGGAGCACGGCGTGCGCGACGGCCGGCCCGACCCGGAGCGAGTCGACCGCACCGGCCCGGCCGGGACGGCGCCCGGCCTGCCGCTCGACGAACTCGACATCCGGGTGGCCGACGAGGGTGCGGGCGCGGACTTCGTGCGCCGACTCTGGTGGCGCGCAACGGTTCCGCTGCCCGAGGATGCACTGCTGCACACCTGCGCCATGCTGTTCGTCACCGACGTCTACATGATCGACCCCGCGCTGCGAGTGCACGGTCATTCGATGCAGGCCCGCACCCACCGCAGCGGCACGCTGGATGCCGCGATCTGGTTCCACCGGCGTATCCACGCCGACCGGTGGAACCTGCTGGAGTCGCGGTCGCCGGCGGCCTCCCGTGGACGCGGCCTGGTGACGGCCGAACTGATCGGCGACGACGGCGGCGTCTGCGCGACGATCGTCCAGGAGGGCCTCATCGCCTCCCGTGAAACATCAAGTAGCACAACCAATTAG
- a CDS encoding CoA transferase, with translation MTGTSSSATPLAGVRIVEISSFVAVPLAGMTLAQLGAEVIRVDPIGGAADYRRWPLTDDGESIYWAGLNKGKRSVAVDMRSPDGQELIARLIAEGGPRGGILITNVVGRDWHGYDALAARRPDLIHLEVSGRADGGTGVDYTVNAGVGFPLVTGPATQSGPVNHVLPAWDLACGLYAALGIVSALRHRDATGAGTRIRLPLEDVALATAGNMGFLTEPMITGSQRQRLGNSLYGQYGANFTSSDGVSFMLVALTGRHFRDLTELTGTTKAVAALAEALDADFTDEGQRYRHRDALTGLFSVWFAEHTGEQIAAALAGTSILWERYRTFAEAGTDPKVTENPLFTTLQQPRIGAHLAPGLPLMIDGAHNPAVAAPALGDDTEAVLAESVGADELGRLLESRVVATSSDADRR, from the coding sequence ATGACCGGAACGTCGAGCTCGGCCACTCCGCTGGCCGGGGTTCGGATCGTCGAGATCTCGAGTTTCGTGGCGGTGCCGCTGGCCGGGATGACGCTGGCCCAGCTCGGTGCCGAGGTGATCCGGGTGGACCCCATCGGCGGCGCCGCGGACTACCGCCGCTGGCCGCTGACCGACGACGGCGAGAGCATCTACTGGGCCGGGCTGAACAAGGGCAAGCGCTCGGTCGCCGTCGATATGCGCAGCCCCGACGGTCAGGAGTTGATCGCCCGGCTCATCGCCGAAGGCGGCCCGCGGGGCGGCATCCTGATCACCAACGTCGTCGGCCGGGACTGGCACGGGTACGACGCGCTGGCGGCCCGCCGGCCCGACCTGATCCATCTGGAGGTCTCCGGTCGCGCCGACGGCGGCACCGGGGTGGACTACACCGTCAACGCCGGGGTGGGCTTCCCGTTGGTCACCGGCCCGGCCACCCAGTCGGGGCCCGTCAACCACGTGCTGCCGGCCTGGGACCTGGCCTGCGGCCTGTACGCCGCGCTGGGCATCGTGAGCGCGCTGCGGCACCGCGACGCCACCGGCGCGGGCACTCGGATCCGGTTGCCGCTCGAGGACGTCGCGCTGGCCACGGCCGGCAACATGGGCTTCCTCACCGAGCCGATGATCACCGGCTCGCAACGCCAGCGCCTGGGCAACTCGCTCTACGGCCAGTACGGCGCCAACTTCACCAGCAGCGACGGCGTCTCCTTCATGCTGGTGGCCCTGACCGGTCGGCACTTCCGGGACCTGACCGAGCTGACCGGCACCACCAAAGCCGTTGCGGCCCTTGCCGAGGCGCTCGACGCCGACTTCACCGACGAGGGGCAGCGCTACCGGCACCGCGACGCGCTGACCGGACTGTTCAGCGTCTGGTTCGCCGAGCACACCGGCGAGCAGATCGCGGCCGCACTGGCGGGCACCTCGATCCTGTGGGAGCGCTACCGCACGTTCGCCGAGGCCGGCACCGACCCGAAGGTGACCGAGAATCCGCTGTTCACCACGTTGCAGCAGCCGCGCATCGGCGCGCACCTGGCGCCCGGGCTGCCGTTGATGATCGACGGCGCGCACAACCCCGCCGTCGCCGCGCCGGCACTCGGTGACGACACCGAGGCGGTGCTCGCCGAGAGCGTGGGGGCCGACGAGCTCGGCCGGCTACTCGAATCCCGCGTGGTGGCAACGTCGTCGGATGCCGACCGGCGATGA
- a CDS encoding TetR/AcrR family transcriptional regulator, with protein MRSRIDAAIDRALDARQREATEEVDRILSAALGVIEKTGPAPPKVSDIVAAAGTSNAAFYRYFTGKDELLLAVMERGVNITAAYLEREMAASDDPVAKIRTWIIGALGQVGEPRRTARSRAVLSQFSSVPDGQITAPMRDLLVRPLGDLGCPDPARDADALFTTVSGVLRRHAAAETQPGRDEIDHVVSFCLAAIDTDGTQR; from the coding sequence GTGAGGTCTCGGATTGACGCGGCGATTGATCGGGCGCTCGATGCCCGTCAGCGGGAGGCCACCGAGGAGGTCGACCGGATCCTGTCGGCGGCGCTCGGGGTGATCGAGAAGACCGGCCCGGCCCCGCCGAAGGTCAGCGACATCGTCGCCGCGGCCGGCACCTCCAACGCCGCGTTCTACCGGTATTTCACCGGCAAGGACGAGCTGCTGCTGGCGGTGATGGAGCGCGGGGTCAACATCACCGCGGCCTATCTGGAGCGCGAGATGGCCGCCTCCGACGATCCCGTCGCGAAGATCCGGACCTGGATCATCGGGGCGCTGGGACAGGTCGGCGAGCCGCGCCGGACCGCGCGCAGCCGTGCGGTGCTCAGTCAGTTCAGCTCCGTGCCGGACGGGCAGATCACCGCCCCGATGCGCGACCTGCTGGTCCGCCCGCTGGGCGATCTGGGCTGCCCCGACCCGGCCCGGGACGCCGACGCGCTGTTCACCACGGTCAGCGGGGTGCTGCGGCGGCACGCGGCCGCCGAGACCCAGCCCGGCCGCGACGAGATCGACCATGTGGTGTCGTTCTGCCTCGCGGCCATCGACACCGACGGGACCCAGCGATGA
- a CDS encoding SDR family NAD(P)-dependent oxidoreductase codes for MTISPAQMSLDGRVAVVTGGGAGIGRGIADGLRAFGAQVAIWERNPETCAAAAESIGALGLTVDVRDGEQVDAALARTADELGTVTILVNNAGGVFHSPLLETTENGWDALYRSNLRHVLLCTQRVARAMVAAGRPGSILNVTSIEGVRAAPGYAAYSAAKAGVINYTRTAALELAPHGIRVNALAPDITLTEGLAALADEDHSERLAQVVPAGRPGHVDDLAGAAVFLASDLAGYITGQTLHVDGGTQASSGWYHHPDTGEYILGPR; via the coding sequence ATGACCATCTCGCCGGCGCAGATGTCGCTCGACGGCCGGGTCGCGGTGGTCACCGGCGGCGGGGCCGGCATCGGTCGCGGCATCGCCGACGGGCTGCGCGCCTTCGGGGCGCAGGTCGCGATCTGGGAGCGCAACCCCGAAACCTGCGCGGCCGCAGCGGAGTCCATCGGCGCGCTCGGCCTAACCGTCGATGTCCGCGACGGCGAGCAGGTCGATGCGGCCCTGGCGCGCACCGCCGACGAGCTCGGCACCGTCACGATCCTGGTGAACAACGCCGGCGGGGTGTTCCACTCACCGCTGCTGGAGACCACCGAGAACGGTTGGGATGCGCTGTACCGCAGCAACCTTCGCCACGTCCTGCTGTGCACCCAGCGGGTGGCCCGGGCGATGGTCGCGGCCGGTCGACCCGGCAGCATCCTCAACGTGACCTCCATCGAGGGGGTGCGCGCCGCGCCCGGCTACGCCGCCTACTCCGCGGCGAAGGCCGGCGTCATCAACTACACCCGCACGGCCGCACTGGAATTGGCCCCGCACGGCATCCGGGTCAACGCCCTGGCACCGGACATCACGCTGACCGAGGGCCTCGCGGCGCTGGCCGACGAGGACCATTCGGAGCGGCTGGCGCAGGTCGTCCCGGCCGGCCGTCCCGGGCACGTCGACGACCTCGCCGGGGCCGCGGTGTTCCTGGCCTCCGACCTGGCCGGCTACATCACCGGGCAGACTCTGCACGTCGACGGCGGCACCCAGGCGTCCAGCGGGTGGTACCACCATCCGGACACCGGCGAGTACATCCTCGGACCGCGTTGA
- a CDS encoding metallophosphoesterase family protein, which translates to MRLLLISDTHVPTRAKDLPAPVWEEVDRAEVVIHAGDWMAPSLLDDLEARAARLIACWGNNDGTDLRARLPERADATLGGVRFTVTHETGARAGREARMSRRYPDTDVLVFGHSHIPWDTTSATGLRLLNPGSPTDRRRQPHCTYMTATAADGTLSDVHLHRLP; encoded by the coding sequence ATGCGGTTGCTGCTGATCTCCGACACGCACGTCCCGACCCGGGCCAAGGACCTGCCGGCCCCGGTGTGGGAGGAGGTCGATCGCGCCGAGGTCGTCATCCACGCCGGGGACTGGATGGCCCCGAGCCTGCTCGACGACCTCGAGGCCCGCGCCGCGCGCCTGATCGCGTGCTGGGGCAACAACGACGGCACCGACCTGCGGGCGCGCCTGCCCGAGCGGGCCGACGCCACCCTGGGTGGGGTGCGGTTCACCGTCACCCACGAGACCGGTGCGAGAGCCGGGCGCGAGGCGCGGATGTCGCGGCGCTACCCCGACACCGACGTGCTGGTCTTCGGCCACAGCCACATCCCGTGGGACACCACCTCGGCCACCGGGTTGCGGCTGCTCAACCCCGGCTCCCCCACCGACCGGCGCCGGCAGCCGCACTGCACCTACATGACGGCGACCGCCGCCGACGGCACGCTCTCCGACGTGCACCTGCACCGCCTGCCCTGA
- a CDS encoding ATP-binding cassette domain-containing protein has protein sequence MEAQTPTLDVTGLSVSFGEIRAVESVHLEIAAGEVVGLVGGSGVGKSTVARAVAGLVTPDSGSIRLDGVDLVGLPRRVARRHRRRLHLVFQNPYAALPPTLRVADIVAEPLVIHRIGTREERREIAGDALTAVRLDSRYLTRYPHQLSGGERQRVAFARALVTRPGLVLADEPTRMLDAALRRDMVDLIRDLADSTGVAILHITHDLALVERACQRVVVMQQGRVVEHGRTAELLHSPQHPYTAALIAAAQRA, from the coding sequence ATGGAGGCGCAGACACCTACCCTGGATGTCACAGGGTTGAGCGTGAGCTTCGGTGAGATTCGCGCCGTCGAAAGCGTCCATCTGGAGATCGCAGCGGGGGAAGTGGTGGGTCTAGTCGGTGGATCTGGTGTCGGCAAGTCGACCGTCGCTCGCGCTGTCGCCGGACTGGTGACGCCAGACTCCGGGAGCATCCGGCTGGACGGGGTCGATCTCGTTGGACTGCCCCGGCGGGTCGCTCGACGCCACCGAAGGCGGTTGCACCTGGTGTTCCAGAACCCCTATGCGGCTCTGCCGCCCACGTTGCGTGTCGCTGACATAGTGGCCGAACCGCTGGTCATCCACCGCATCGGTACCCGGGAGGAACGCCGGGAAATAGCCGGCGATGCTTTGACCGCCGTTCGCCTAGATTCGCGCTACCTCACCCGGTATCCGCACCAGCTCTCCGGCGGAGAGCGGCAACGCGTCGCGTTTGCCAGGGCGCTGGTGACCCGGCCCGGGTTGGTACTTGCCGACGAGCCCACCCGGATGCTTGATGCGGCGCTGCGCCGCGACATGGTCGACCTGATCCGCGATCTCGCCGACTCCACAGGAGTAGCGATTCTGCACATCACCCACGACCTCGCTCTCGTCGAGCGAGCTTGCCAACGCGTAGTCGTCATGCAGCAAGGGCGCGTCGTCGAGCACGGACGCACCGCGGAATTGCTCCACTCGCCCCAGCATCCGTATACGGCCGCACTCATCGCTGCCGCTCAACGCGCCTGA
- a CDS encoding dipeptide/oligopeptide/nickel ABC transporter permease/ATP-binding protein, which yields MSGPVDVGNNSSRRFAIVGLAILGVLALVAAMAPLLAPYDPSDRVGRPFASPSAEHLLGTNDVGHDLLSELIYGSRISLLVGIVAALAATIIGAAVGLLAGYLRGWVDTALMRFVDVVLALPVLPLTIVIGVFAGPGLITQILVISAVIWAGVARELRAQVLSLREHDHIQALRAMGAGASHVLPRHVLPAVAPLLVPQFVLATKAAILLEASLSFLGLGDATAKSWGAMLSIAHARSAFLTDAWLWWVIPPGLAIAITVMAFALLGYAFEERARPSLRDRVPPRSAVAVAAEPPNLDAPPLAIDKLTVEYRSDRSVVTAVDEVSLTVGPGELVGLVGASGSGKSTVAAAAIGLVPPAATLSGGAVSVQGRDLATLSGDELRALRGDRIALVPQEAMSALNPVRTVRAQLVEAIRAHRAVPRAAARARADELFELVGLDPQRAGKYPHQFSGGMCQRVVIAMALANDPAVVIADEPTSGLDPLIEVEVLELLNELRRRLHLALLVVSHDLNVVERIADRIAVMQDGRIVEVGPAARVLAEPAHPYTRGLVNAVPRLTTAEASR from the coding sequence ATGAGCGGCCCCGTTGACGTGGGGAACAACAGCTCTCGACGGTTCGCGATAGTGGGGCTTGCGATCCTGGGGGTGTTGGCGTTGGTCGCCGCTATGGCGCCGCTGTTGGCCCCCTACGACCCATCCGATCGGGTGGGTCGCCCGTTTGCGTCCCCGTCGGCCGAGCATTTGCTGGGCACCAACGACGTGGGTCACGATCTCCTGTCCGAGCTGATCTACGGTTCGCGGATTTCGTTGCTTGTCGGAATCGTTGCGGCCCTGGCGGCGACGATCATCGGCGCGGCCGTGGGGCTGCTCGCGGGCTATCTGCGCGGCTGGGTCGATACCGCATTGATGCGGTTTGTCGACGTGGTGTTGGCACTGCCGGTGCTGCCGCTGACCATCGTCATCGGGGTGTTCGCCGGACCCGGCCTGATCACCCAGATCCTCGTCATCAGCGCCGTGATCTGGGCGGGGGTCGCGCGCGAGTTGCGAGCGCAGGTGTTGTCCCTGCGCGAACACGACCATATCCAGGCGCTGCGCGCCATGGGTGCCGGAGCGAGTCACGTCTTGCCGCGACACGTCTTACCGGCAGTTGCACCGCTGCTGGTGCCGCAATTCGTCCTGGCGACCAAGGCCGCAATCCTACTGGAGGCATCGCTGTCTTTCCTCGGACTCGGTGACGCGACGGCCAAAAGTTGGGGTGCCATGCTTTCCATCGCGCATGCCCGCAGTGCGTTCCTCACCGACGCGTGGTTGTGGTGGGTAATCCCGCCGGGCCTCGCCATCGCGATCACGGTCATGGCGTTCGCACTGCTCGGTTATGCCTTCGAGGAACGTGCCCGGCCGTCGCTGCGCGACCGTGTGCCGCCCCGATCGGCCGTAGCCGTCGCTGCGGAACCTCCCAATCTGGATGCGCCGCCGCTGGCGATCGACAAGTTGACGGTCGAGTACCGGTCGGACCGGAGTGTGGTCACCGCCGTGGACGAAGTGAGCCTCACCGTCGGCCCAGGTGAGTTGGTGGGCTTGGTCGGGGCCTCCGGAAGCGGCAAGTCCACCGTCGCCGCAGCCGCAATCGGCTTGGTGCCTCCGGCGGCGACATTGAGCGGCGGCGCCGTATCGGTGCAGGGCCGGGACCTGGCGACACTCTCGGGCGACGAGTTGCGAGCATTGCGCGGCGACAGGATCGCGCTCGTCCCGCAAGAGGCGATGAGTGCGCTCAACCCGGTGCGTACCGTTCGCGCCCAGCTCGTTGAGGCTATCCGCGCGCACCGAGCGGTCCCGCGAGCCGCAGCGCGAGCCCGCGCTGACGAGCTGTTCGAACTGGTGGGGCTCGACCCCCAGCGAGCTGGAAAGTACCCGCACCAGTTCTCCGGAGGCATGTGCCAGCGCGTCGTGATCGCGATGGCGCTGGCCAACGACCCGGCCGTGGTGATCGCGGATGAACCGACAAGCGGGCTCGACCCTCTCATCGAGGTCGAGGTGCTCGAACTACTCAACGAACTTCGTCGCCGGCTGCATCTTGCGTTGTTGGTCGTGTCGCACGATCTGAATGTCGTCGAGCGGATCGCCGACCGAATCGCGGTGATGCAGGACGGGCGAATCGTCGAGGTCGGCCCCGCCGCACGAGTACTCGCCGAACCCGCGCATCCCTACACCCGGGGTCTGGTTAACGCGGTGCCGCGTCTGACGACTGCGGAAGCGTCACGGTGA